A single window of Archangium gephyra DNA harbors:
- a CDS encoding DUF4398 domain-containing protein: MKRLLVLVAAAGAVAGCGPLRSTSNLLDAEVQIQAARTAGAEKLAPYEWTAANLYIRKAREEVGYSDFQAGVDFAEKAARFAAEARTKAMANANGEEATSPSPNP; the protein is encoded by the coding sequence ATGAAGCGACTCCTGGTACTGGTGGCTGCGGCGGGAGCCGTCGCCGGGTGCGGCCCCCTGAGGTCCACCTCGAACCTGCTGGACGCCGAGGTGCAGATCCAGGCGGCCCGCACCGCTGGCGCCGAGAAGCTCGCCCCGTACGAGTGGACGGCCGCCAACCTCTACATCCGCAAGGCGCGCGAGGAGGTCGGCTACTCGGACTTCCAGGCCGGGGTGGACTTCGCCGAGAAGGCCGCCCGCTTCGCCGCCGAGGCCCGTACCAAGGCCATGGCCAACGCCAACGGGGAAGAAGCCACGTCCCCCAGCCCCAACCCCTGA
- a CDS encoding HEAT repeat domain-containing protein, with the protein MRTLPACLLLALVLTPPALLAAPPSVQKRLERRSETQALVNDVLAGKLAVPTAISRLRILREEGYAAGLIIKDLPQVLEPRRLRDVTAVLAGLETRAAEPTLVDLAGHEDGAVRMYAVQGLGRVRSRRVDVMLPLLEDKSLGVRREAARALGATGNAQMGKPLLTAARAESDPQTRVMMLEAVGAAGDKKQAPALKAFLDDSSESTRFAAARGLCLLGAPEGFAFARKLLASEDKHVRRQGLALYEGVSAKQSSPALRPLLEDKDRTLAAGAARVLYQGGDKTMMSWLVLASWNAQGEEKLVYEKELETLHLADDERKALLRKAGVVK; encoded by the coding sequence GTGCGCACCCTGCCAGCCTGCCTGCTGCTCGCCCTCGTCCTCACCCCTCCGGCCCTCCTGGCCGCCCCGCCCTCCGTGCAGAAGCGCCTCGAGCGCCGCTCGGAGACGCAGGCGCTCGTCAATGACGTGCTCGCGGGGAAGCTGGCGGTGCCCACCGCCATCTCCCGGCTGCGCATCCTCCGGGAGGAGGGCTACGCGGCGGGGTTGATCATCAAGGACCTTCCCCAGGTGCTGGAGCCCCGGCGGCTGCGGGACGTGACGGCGGTGCTGGCGGGGTTGGAGACGCGCGCGGCCGAGCCCACCCTGGTGGACCTGGCCGGGCACGAGGACGGAGCGGTGCGCATGTACGCCGTCCAGGGCCTGGGCAGGGTGCGCAGCCGGCGCGTGGACGTGATGCTGCCGCTGCTGGAGGACAAGTCGCTCGGGGTGCGCCGGGAGGCGGCGCGCGCGCTCGGGGCCACCGGCAACGCGCAGATGGGCAAGCCGCTGCTCACCGCGGCGCGCGCGGAGTCGGATCCGCAGACGCGCGTGATGATGCTGGAGGCGGTGGGCGCCGCCGGTGACAAGAAGCAGGCGCCGGCCCTCAAGGCCTTCCTCGACGACAGCTCGGAGAGCACCCGCTTCGCCGCCGCCCGCGGCCTGTGCCTGCTGGGGGCCCCCGAGGGCTTCGCCTTCGCGCGCAAGCTGCTCGCCTCCGAGGACAAGCACGTGCGCCGCCAGGGCCTGGCCCTCTACGAGGGCGTGTCCGCGAAGCAGTCCTCCCCCGCGCTCCGCCCGCTGCTGGAGGACAAGGACCGTACGCTCGCGGCCGGCGCGGCCCGCGTGCTCTACCAGGGAGGGGACAAGACGATGATGTCCTGGCTGGTGCTGGCCTCGTGGAACGCCCAGGGCGAGGAGAAGCTCGTCTACGAGAAGGAGCTGGAGACGCTCCACCTCGCCGACGACGAGCGCAAGGCGCTGCTGCGCAAGGCGGGGGTCGTGAAGTGA
- a CDS encoding N-acetylmuramoyl-L-alanine amidase-like domain-containing protein: MKAFALVSALLAQTPATAPAAPAGPGAPARNTLKEPTVVWASLSPQERASFITGDAGLPLKERLLRVSERFLGTPYVHSPLGEGSGVDPDPTFRLDAVDCLTFVEQALAMSLATAEPEVPGWLERLRYASTPTYEDRNHLMEAQWLPNNQRKGFLADVTRRYGGEDTVKVQKTLTAVTWTSRSSLALGLPRTRQPRGTYSLDMIPLERVMAHARQVPSGTILVVLREDLPLKATRVTHLGFVVQKGKRTWLRHARRGLDGNGRVVDEDLETFLARNAKYDKWKVSGVSLYEPRRPDAGGGELVRSP; this comes from the coding sequence GTGAAGGCCTTCGCCCTCGTCTCGGCGCTGCTGGCCCAGACACCCGCCACCGCGCCAGCGGCTCCGGCCGGGCCTGGGGCACCGGCGCGCAACACGCTCAAGGAGCCCACGGTGGTGTGGGCCTCGCTCAGCCCCCAGGAGCGCGCCTCCTTCATCACCGGGGACGCGGGCCTGCCGCTCAAGGAGCGGCTGCTGCGGGTGAGCGAGCGCTTCCTGGGCACGCCCTACGTCCACTCTCCGCTGGGGGAGGGCAGCGGGGTGGATCCGGATCCCACCTTCCGGCTGGACGCGGTGGACTGCCTCACCTTCGTGGAGCAGGCGCTGGCCATGAGCCTGGCCACCGCCGAGCCCGAGGTGCCGGGGTGGCTCGAGCGCCTGCGCTACGCGAGCACGCCCACCTACGAGGACCGCAACCACCTGATGGAGGCCCAGTGGCTGCCCAACAACCAGCGCAAGGGCTTCCTCGCGGACGTGACGCGGCGCTACGGCGGTGAGGACACCGTCAAGGTGCAGAAGACGCTCACCGCGGTGACGTGGACCTCGCGCTCCTCGCTGGCGCTGGGGCTGCCCAGGACGCGCCAGCCGCGCGGCACCTACAGCCTGGACATGATTCCGCTGGAGCGGGTGATGGCGCACGCGCGCCAGGTGCCCTCGGGCACCATCCTCGTCGTGCTGCGCGAGGACCTGCCGCTCAAGGCCACCCGGGTGACGCACCTGGGCTTCGTGGTGCAGAAGGGCAAGCGCACCTGGCTGCGGCACGCCCGGCGCGGCCTGGACGGCAACGGCCGGGTGGTGGACGAGGACCTGGAGACCTTCCTCGCCCGCAACGCGAAGTACGACAAGTGGAAGGTCTCCGGCGTGAGCCTCTACGAGCCGCGCCGCCCCGACGCGGGCGGCGGCGAGCTCGTGCGCTCTCCGTGA
- a CDS encoding response regulator: MGERIKVLLVEDDGDSRELLAELLEMDFDVVTAPDGLAGLRAFENDHPDVVVTDESLPGMCGTELAQEVKHRQPKAGVILVSGYTNVDAGCCDVVLRKPIDVERLSAAVGSLGEAARH; encoded by the coding sequence ATGGGAGAGCGAATCAAGGTGTTGCTGGTCGAGGATGACGGCGACAGCCGGGAGCTTCTCGCGGAGCTGCTCGAGATGGACTTCGACGTCGTCACGGCGCCAGACGGTCTGGCCGGGCTGCGCGCCTTCGAGAATGATCACCCCGACGTGGTGGTCACGGATGAGTCGCTGCCCGGCATGTGTGGCACCGAACTCGCCCAGGAAGTCAAACACCGCCAGCCCAAGGCGGGTGTCATCCTGGTGTCCGGTTACACCAATGTGGACGCCGGCTGTTGTGACGTGGTGCTCCGCAAGCCCATTGATGTCGAGCGTTTGTCAGCCGCCGTGGGAAGCCTGGGGGAAGCAGCCAGGCATTGA
- the hpf gene encoding ribosome hibernation-promoting factor, HPF/YfiA family, with protein sequence MKVLMRGVHLSLTDELRDYANRHLVDPLVKFIDDEATEIEIAMVDINGPKGGVDQECRVTVRMPGFAGMHVTETAETMFHAIDAARDTLEKMITRTLEKRREQSSQGLPQDVRF encoded by the coding sequence ATGAAGGTACTGATGCGAGGTGTCCACCTGTCACTGACGGACGAGCTGAGGGACTACGCCAACCGGCATCTGGTGGATCCCCTCGTCAAGTTCATCGATGACGAGGCGACCGAGATCGAGATCGCCATGGTGGACATCAATGGACCCAAGGGCGGCGTGGACCAGGAGTGCCGGGTGACGGTGCGGATGCCGGGTTTCGCGGGCATGCACGTGACGGAGACGGCGGAGACCATGTTCCACGCCATCGACGCGGCGCGTGACACACTGGAGAAGATGATCACCCGGACGTTGGAGAAGCGCCGGGAGCAGAGCAGCCAGGGGCTTCCCCAGGACGTGCGCTTCTAG
- a CDS encoding MXAN_5187 family protein — translation MVRFKFFVFALLVLGLGVAHLPLVSGALSERATQEAAAPATAAIAEVSRAFDARRLAVQGLALKLAASPDVATAVQPQVVPLPKGKGVRVVEPPTGERFTGLRAAAKELVPAPLAGSLVLALSTAEGSLYARADGEPVSDDKLDVQALLKAGSEGVLVDAFDAPHVFYSVPVLWNAEGGQSQVAVTLVVGAPLVDAKALESAALSSGVAALALVQGDKVLGTAGAQKELAAEGIKLLRKGQHGHVVRSGSVRGWLSQVPQVKLPMFTRSDDVKGGDAPLAVGSRRALEGGLELVAVCSVLPFMTALADYQQMALFGLLCLLGFSLVWLLVMGSGRAAAPADAAAKEKKDKKKKGKKGQEESEAPVPAQAASPLPVAPVQEPPVPGPDDFPFPARATPAASEGDAFPFPAPPVPGVDSHAASGGDAFPFPPPPPVADPYGSPTVPGKDPFAQAGAADAFPFPTADAGAGVATAEARRGAFAFEDQPTAAYTLQQAADPFAAAAAQASTAPLYGEDSPPETTRVAAIPQELLARSARPNTAEVPLAPKRPGHPGMAAPSTAPTPVMGTPMAGMMMPPPPPPTGSGAIALAEEQHFQDVFREFVVTRDQCGEPNDGLTYDKFVSKLRKNKEQLVQKYACKTVRFQVYVKEGKAALKATPVKD, via the coding sequence ATGGTCCGCTTCAAGTTTTTCGTCTTCGCACTTCTGGTCCTCGGACTCGGGGTGGCGCATCTCCCGCTGGTCTCGGGAGCGCTGAGCGAGCGCGCCACCCAGGAGGCCGCGGCCCCCGCCACGGCGGCCATCGCCGAGGTCTCCCGCGCCTTCGACGCGCGCCGGCTCGCCGTGCAGGGCCTGGCGCTGAAGCTCGCGGCCAGCCCGGACGTGGCCACCGCCGTGCAGCCGCAGGTGGTGCCGCTGCCCAAGGGCAAGGGCGTCCGCGTCGTGGAGCCGCCCACGGGTGAGCGCTTCACCGGCCTGCGCGCCGCCGCCAAGGAGCTGGTGCCCGCGCCGCTCGCGGGCTCGCTCGTGCTCGCGCTGTCCACCGCCGAGGGCTCGCTGTACGCGCGCGCCGACGGGGAGCCCGTGTCGGACGACAAGCTCGACGTGCAGGCACTGCTGAAGGCGGGCAGCGAGGGCGTGCTGGTGGACGCGTTCGACGCGCCCCACGTCTTCTACTCCGTGCCGGTGCTGTGGAACGCCGAGGGCGGCCAGTCCCAGGTGGCCGTGACGCTGGTGGTGGGTGCGCCGCTGGTGGACGCCAAGGCGCTGGAGTCCGCGGCCCTGTCCTCCGGTGTCGCCGCGCTCGCTCTGGTGCAGGGGGACAAGGTGCTGGGCACCGCCGGCGCGCAGAAGGAGCTCGCCGCCGAGGGCATCAAGTTGCTGCGCAAGGGCCAGCACGGCCACGTGGTGCGCAGTGGCAGCGTGCGCGGGTGGCTCTCCCAGGTGCCGCAGGTGAAGCTGCCGATGTTCACCCGCTCCGATGACGTCAAGGGCGGCGATGCTCCGCTCGCGGTGGGCTCGCGCCGGGCGCTCGAGGGAGGCCTCGAGCTCGTGGCCGTCTGCAGCGTGCTGCCCTTCATGACGGCGCTGGCGGACTACCAGCAGATGGCCCTCTTCGGGCTGCTGTGCCTGCTGGGCTTCTCGCTGGTGTGGTTGCTGGTGATGGGCTCGGGCCGCGCCGCCGCCCCGGCCGATGCCGCCGCCAAGGAGAAGAAGGACAAGAAGAAGAAGGGCAAGAAGGGCCAGGAGGAGAGCGAGGCCCCGGTGCCCGCCCAGGCCGCGTCGCCGCTCCCCGTGGCGCCCGTCCAGGAGCCGCCCGTGCCCGGCCCGGACGACTTCCCCTTCCCGGCCCGCGCCACCCCGGCCGCTTCGGAGGGAGATGCCTTCCCGTTCCCCGCGCCGCCGGTTCCGGGTGTGGACTCGCACGCGGCTTCCGGTGGGGATGCGTTCCCGTTCCCCCCGCCGCCTCCGGTGGCGGATCCGTACGGCTCGCCCACGGTGCCGGGCAAGGATCCCTTCGCGCAGGCCGGCGCCGCGGATGCCTTCCCGTTCCCCACGGCGGACGCGGGCGCGGGCGTGGCCACGGCGGAGGCCCGGCGGGGCGCGTTCGCCTTCGAGGACCAGCCGACGGCGGCCTACACGCTGCAGCAGGCGGCGGATCCCTTCGCCGCGGCCGCCGCTCAGGCGAGCACTGCGCCGCTCTACGGCGAGGACTCTCCTCCCGAGACGACCCGCGTGGCCGCCATCCCGCAGGAGTTGCTGGCGCGCTCGGCGCGTCCCAACACGGCCGAGGTTCCCCTTGCGCCCAAGCGGCCGGGCCACCCCGGCATGGCCGCTCCGTCCACGGCGCCCACGCCCGTCATGGGCACGCCGATGGCGGGCATGATGATGCCGCCGCCTCCGCCTCCCACCGGCAGCGGCGCCATCGCCCTGGCCGAGGAGCAGCACTTCCAGGACGTCTTCCGCGAGTTCGTCGTGACGCGCGATCAGTGCGGTGAGCCCAACGACGGCCTCACGTACGACAAGTTCGTGTCCAAGCTGCGCAAGAACAAGGAGCAGCTCGTCCAGAAGTACGCGTGCAAGACGGTGCGCTTCCAGGTGTACGTGAAGGAGGGCAAGGCCGCCCTCAAGGCGACGCCCGTCAAGGACTGA
- a CDS encoding NAD(P)-dependent oxidoreductase: MKVGFVGLGNMGQPMARNLRAAGHELAVYNRTREKAEALRQQGARVADSPADAARGAEVVFSMLSDDAAVEAAVLGGSGLLAGLEKGALHVSSSTLSVALSERLAEAHAKAGQRYVAAPVFGRPEAAEAKQLWVVAAGAKADVERCRPLLEALGRGLSVLGERASAANVVKLSGNFLIASMIEALGEAFALARKSGVEPQVFLELFQSVFARSPIFERYAVLIANAQYEPAGFKLRLGLKDLRLVLEAAGAAEVPMPLASLLRDHSLGGVAQGRGDLDWSALGALAAERAGLDGK; this comes from the coding sequence ATGAAGGTGGGCTTCGTCGGACTTGGCAACATGGGCCAGCCCATGGCGAGGAACCTGCGCGCCGCGGGGCATGAGCTCGCGGTCTACAACCGCACGCGCGAGAAGGCCGAGGCACTGCGCCAGCAGGGAGCGCGGGTCGCGGATTCACCCGCGGACGCGGCACGCGGGGCGGAGGTCGTCTTCTCCATGCTCTCGGACGACGCCGCGGTGGAGGCCGCCGTGCTCGGAGGCTCGGGCCTGCTGGCCGGGCTGGAGAAAGGGGCGCTCCACGTGTCCTCGAGCACCCTCTCGGTGGCGCTCTCGGAGCGGCTGGCCGAGGCGCATGCGAAGGCCGGGCAGCGGTACGTGGCGGCGCCGGTGTTCGGCAGACCCGAGGCAGCCGAGGCGAAGCAGCTCTGGGTGGTGGCCGCGGGCGCGAAGGCCGACGTGGAGCGGTGCCGGCCGCTGCTGGAGGCACTCGGACGCGGGCTCTCGGTGCTCGGCGAGCGGGCCTCGGCGGCGAACGTGGTGAAGCTGTCGGGCAACTTCCTGATTGCCTCGATGATCGAAGCGCTGGGCGAGGCCTTCGCGCTGGCGCGCAAGTCGGGCGTGGAGCCCCAGGTGTTCCTGGAGCTGTTCCAGTCGGTGTTCGCGCGCTCGCCCATCTTCGAGCGCTACGCGGTGCTGATCGCCAACGCGCAGTACGAGCCCGCGGGCTTCAAGCTGCGGCTGGGGCTCAAGGACCTGCGGCTGGTGCTGGAGGCCGCCGGGGCCGCGGAGGTGCCGATGCCCCTGGCCAGCCTCCTGCGCGACCACTCCCTGGGCGGCGTGGCCCAGGGCAGGGGAGACCTGGACTGGTCGGCGCTCGGGGCGCTGGCGGCGGAGCGGGCGGGCCTCGACGGGAAGTGA